ATCCTGCTCTTACGGCAAACTGGTTGTTATACCAGTATTCCGCACCCAGGGAATACATCAGCTCATGCAGTTCTTCTTTAAAACCGCCGGGGGCATCGCCAAAAGAGGAGAACATTCCTTCCAGTACTCCTTTGTTAGGATAGGTACTGTCTGTTTTTGGACTGGGCACCATGAGTTTGTTGATATCCAATGCCAGGCTGATCTTGTTGTATTCATCCAATCCCCAGGTATAAGAAGTACCGAGGCCCAGGTTAGTGGGGAGGAAATCTTTCTGTGCAGATTGTGTGTAGGAGATCTTGGTACCGATATTAGTGAGGGCAAAACCAAAATTGAAAGTATTCTTAAGACCATCGTCTTTCTCAAAATCCTTAGTGTAGAATCCTGAAAGGTCAGCAGCTACTGCACGTCCCGGACGGATGGGCTGGTTTTCAGGCGTAAGGCCGGAAGCCAGGCTGGAATGGATATAGCGGAGTGCTACAGCCAAAGAGAAATGATTGCTTAAACGGCGGGCATACCCTGCGTCTATTGCAAATTCCCTTGGACGGAAATTTCCCTGGTTGGTACCGGCCAGGTCTCTGAATTCAATATCACCAAGAGAGAAATAACGTAAGGAACCTCCAATGGAAGAGAATTCGTCTACCTGGGTGTAACCACTCAGATGGGCGAGGAAAACATCACTAACCAGCTCTTTCAGCCAGGGGGTATATGTAACGGCCACAGCGGCCTTTTTAGGAGCGAAGGGAAGTTTGGAAAGATTCCAGTATACTGAATTGGCGTCTGGTGAGAGGGCAATCCCCACATCACCCATTGCACCACTTCTTGCATCGGGGGAAATGCGTAAAAAAGGAACGGCCGTATTGATGGCATTTACTCTCCCATCCCTGTCGTCAGTATTGATCTGAGCGGAGGCGCTCTGAACAAGGAATAGGGAAGAAATGCAAACCACAGCAGTTGTTATCCTAGAAAACATGCAATACTTAGTTTAGTTAGCTAAATGTAAAAATAATGTCTAATTTATAATATTCAAGTAAAGGGAGCGCAACGCATTATATCTACACATCAAATATACTGTTTTAATAATGTGTAAATTATAACAATATTAGCTTTCCACCAAACACTTTTTCATTACCCGATCTGTTCTTCACTGCGATTTGATAAAAGTAGATGCCAGGGGTTACTTTTACTCCAGAATCCGTGGTTCCGTTCCATGGAACGCCATCATAACGGGCAGTTTGTCCATTTATTGTGCTCCTGATTGTGCGTACGATTTGGCCAGTGGCAGCAAATATACGGATAACCACATCAAGATCAGCCTCTTGTTGATTATGGGAAAACACAAACCGGGTCTGCTGGCGGAAAGGATTGGGGTAATTACTTACATTTTCCACTGCCAACGTGGCTTTGGGCACAACCGTAAAATGGATGTTAATGGTAGAAGAATTATTATATGTATCCCAGGCACGGATGGTGAGGGTATGTTTTCCGGGAGATAGTCCTGCCAGCGGAAAACGCACTTTCCCTTCCCTGAAATCTCCCGGGATGGCTTCATAAAAGTCGTTCATCACGTAATAACGGGTGCTGTCGTCTAAAATGGCAATGATATCATGGCCGATGCCATTCCCTGTGGCATTGATACCGTTTTCATCCTGTAAATGCAGGAGTAGCAGAGGATTTTCGCTGGTGATACCTCCATCTCTGAAAGCTTCACTGTCCATCCAGGCTTTGATCACAGGGCCTTTATTATCTGGGGGTATTTCCGTGGCGGTACCGTTTACGGCTATACCACTGTAAAATCCGCTACCATCTTCGGTTTCGTTGGAGGTGTAATAGCTGATCTTTCCATCCCCGCCGGTTTGTGCAATATCTTTAGGTACAACGAAAGTGAAGCTGAACCTGCCATTGCTGACTTGCTGGGTGCCTTTATAGAGGATCCGGTCCCGCTGCTCATATACTACAGCACGACTGGTAGGGTCGTTGCCCCTGGTACTTCTACCGGCGGGTTTATCAAAAACGGTGATCACAATGCTGCCGTTATATCCTGTTCTGATAAGGCCTGCGGCATCTCTTACACTTCCTTTTATAGTATATCTCCCCAGTGCTTTGAGGGTATCTGTACTGCTAACGGGTTGTGCATTAATGGAATCCGTGTATACTTTCCATTTAGGGAAAGCGAGGCTGAGTGCAGGATCGCCCAGCAGCTGGAACTTCCTGTTATTAATGATATCGCCGAAGTTGGCGTAGGTTTCATTTTTGGCCAGCATAGCGCCTTCTCCCAGTGTGGGCATTTTATTACCAGCACCGGGTTGAAATGCCAGGCGGAAATAATTGGAGTTCATCACCAGGTTGGAGAATGCAAACACTGCGCGGGTGGTGGTCATCAGGGCAATGGCACCTCCTTCTTTCCTGTTCAATAATTGCTCTCCCAATGAATTGAAATTGGGATTGTCGAAGGAGGCGAAATCGCAGGTGGCAGTGACCATCAGGGGCAGGCGGTTGGCATTGTTCCAGTTGTTGGGAGAAGATTCTTCGAGAATGGCTTCTTCCGCGAGGCGGGAAAAACTTCCGTGACCGGTGTAATTCCAAACGAGGGTGCCGTTGAACATTTTATTATTGACGGCTTCATTTGCAGCAGGGTAGCGGCTTCCGCCAGCATCAGCAACTTGCGGAAAGGCATCCAGGTAGATCTTGCTGATGTTGTATTGCGGTTGTTCCTGCGCAATGATATTGCTTACTTTTTCTGCGTCTTCCAGGTGGAGGTTATCATCTTCATCATCTGCCACAAAGGTCATTTCATTACGCCATGCGCCGAAACCTTTGGGAGAATGATACCCTAAGATCTTATCCACTACATTGGCTGCTTCGGTGATATTCTTAACCGGCAATCGGCCGATCGCTACGTCCAGCAAGGGGTTTCCGGCAATATCGTCTGTATTGTCAAGGAAACCGAAGTAATCGTCTGACATGTAGGAATTGATGCCGTGAAAGGAGGCCAGGCTTTGCCAGGTGGGTACGATATTGGTATTATTAGCCATACGGTTCTTGTAATCAAAAGAGGCACGGCCAAAAAGCAACAGGTACTTTATACCATGACGGTCATACTGCATCTTCACGAAATCCCTGATGGCAGTGGGATCTGCGATACCGGAACTGAATTCGTTATAGATCTCTTCCACATTCACCACCCTGGCCTGGTGATAAGCAGCTAAACGTACAGCTTCCGAACGCAAACTGCCGGCGGTAATGATCAGCATTTCTGTGGGGCCGCCGCCGTGGAGGTTTTGATTGGGTACCGGACCAACATAAACTGGTTTGGCGGTGGTGGAAAATGCGATGTATTCTTTCAGTGTTGCAGCATCTCTTGTGAAACGTAAAGTGCTGCCATTCAAAGTAGTTGCGATGGAGATGGGTTTGATGGGATCTGTGATATCCCATACCTGTGTTTGTGCGTTGGCCTGGCTGATCAGGAACTCTCCTATCCTTCCCAGGCTGCGGGAATCGCGGAAATGGAGCAGGCCTTCAGTTGGTAAGCTGAGTGCAGTTCTTCCAAAGATCTCTATATAATCCAACCAGCCTTTTGCACCGGCATTGCCAACGTATTTGATATTAAAATTAGCGGGGCCGTTGGCATTGAAGGTACCATCGGCAATAGTAGCATAGGTGTCGAAGATATTTCCTGAAACCGGGGTAACAGAAAGACTGCCGAGCTGCGCACTATTCATCGATATTTCAAAGCGGGAACCACTGGTAGTTCTGGCGGCGCCGCGAAAATGTACATTTATATCCGTTAAACCACTGGCGGGCAATGGAATAGTGAAATTCCTTTCCGGTGTAACGTTGTTAAACTCTTCGCCCAGCCAGTTTTTTCCGCTGGAGAGCAGGTTCACCAGGTCTTTTTCATAAAAAGCCCGAAAATCAAAAGAATTAATTTGCATATTTGGGACGGGGCTGGCATTATCTGTTGTCATGCGAAGCCCGCCAGGTGCGATGTTCAGGAAATAACAGGCAGAATCCGCGTACAGATTCTGTACATGCTGGTTATTTTGCCAGGAATGCGGGCCGGGCGCGTAAAATAAAACGTAGTCGCTACCGTTTAATAAACCGTCACCCCCATCTATTACGGCAAGCGCATTCTGGAGGAGATCGTCAGGCCGGGGTTGGGCATTATCTTCCGGAAGCATCCGGCCACCGTTGCCAAATAACCGGATCTGGGAGGAAGCGAGATTAGTGGTGGAAATGCCCATGGTATTGAGCAGCGGGATGTCTATTTTATAAACGCCGGGTTCTTTTACCGCTAATTTATACCAGTTGCCATCTGCCAGAACGGAGCGGGAAGCATAGGTCCTTTGGCTGAAAACCTTGCCCTGCCAGCAAAGCAGGCAAATAAAAGCACAAAGAACGGAGCGGCGGAAGAACATAAAATATGGCAGGGTTTTATATTTATCACAAACCTAATATTATCCCGGGATATTTCACAACCAGCAGATTATGGCGAGGTTCCCCGGATAGCTATTAAACGCATAATGTTATAGATTAATTTTTTTTGCCATAAAATAAAAAAGATTACATTTGCGTTTACTATATTTGAATACCTAAATTGAATTAATAAAAGCTGTTTTTGCATGCGCAGATTAACCTCCTTATCCTTGATCCTCGGCACCGGCGTATTAATGTCGATGTCGGCCTGTAAGAATGGTGGTCTTTTTGGTAAGAAAAAAGAATCATCTTCCGCCACCGGCTGGGCTTATAACGACCCAAAAATGGGTGGTTTTTCCGTTGCTAAAGCAAAGGACCAGTTCACTGGCCCTGGTTTAGTGTTTGTTCAGGGCGGTACATTCGCCATGGGCGCTACTGAGCAGGACGTAATGGGTGACTGGAACAACATTCCCCGCCGTATCACGGTTTCTTCCTTCTATATTGATGAGAATGAAGTTTCCAACATCAACTATCGTGAGTACCTGTATTGGTTAAACCGCATGTACTACGAATCCTTCCCTGACGTTTACCGCAATGCTTTACCGGATACCCTGGTATGGCGTAGCGAGTTGGCCTATAATGAGCCGCTGGTGGAGTACTATTTCCGCCACCCTGCTTATAATAACTACCCGGTTGTAGGTGTTAGCTGGAAACAAGCTACTGACTATGCCAAATGGCGCTCCAACCGTGTGAATGAAAAACTGCTGATGGATGCAGGTCTCCTCTCCAAAGCAGATATCATGAACCAGGCAGATGACAATACATTCGACAGTAAGGCTTACATGGCTGGTCTGTATGAAGGTACGCCCGGTAAAATGACCAAATCCGCTAAGAAGCAATTTGCTAATCCGGATGGTTCTCCACGTGGTGCTCAATTCGAAGATGGTATCATGTTGCCTAACTACCGGCTCCCAACAGAAGCTGAGTGGGAATATGCAGCGCTTGGCTATATTGGTCAGAACCCGAATCCCTCCAAGAAAGAAGGAAAACGTGGGGAAGAGCTGATCATGAACAAACAGATCTATTCCTGGGGTACTAATAACAGTGGTTTGAGGGATATCCGCCGCGGTAACTGGCAAGGTCAGTTCCTGGCGAACTTCAAACGCGGTTCCGGTGATAACATGGGTATGGCTGGCGGGCTGAACGATAAAGCCTCGATTCCTGCTCCTGTTCTTTCTTACTTCCCTAATACTTTTGGTATCTACAATATGTCCGGTAACGTGAGTGAGTGGGTGAATGACGTTTACAGACCATTGACTACCATTGATGGTGATGACTTCAACTACTTCCGGGGTAACAAATTCCAGACTGTTTATCAAAATGCTGAGAAGGAGTTTGAGAAGGATAGCCTGGGTATGCTGAAGATGCGGGATGTTACTGATGAGGAAAGTGCAAGCCGGTTGAACTATCAGAAAGGGGATGTGATCAACTACCTGGATGGTGACTCTCTTTCTCTTGTTGAATATGGTTATGGTATTACTTCGCTGGTGAATGATAAATCCCGGGTGGTCAAGGGGGGTAGCTGGAATGACAGGGCTTATTGGTTGTCTCCTGGTTCGCGTAGGTTTATGCAGGAGGATATGGCGACTAATACTGTTGGTTTCCGTTGTGCGATGGACCGTGTGGGGTCTCCTGAGGGTAATAAGTTCAAGACTGGTAATACTTTCAAGAAGCAACGTCAGAAGAGATAATTACATTCTCTCCATACTTACTTATTGGCCGTCTCGTTTTGAGGCGGCCTTTTTTTTATTCCGCCGCTCCCAATAAGCATAAAAAAAATTCGACCGAAAAAACTAGCCCATTGGTTATAAGAGGCAATAGGGAACAGTTTTCGGACGAATTTTTTTTATGCTTATTTCCGCTGGTGTAGGGGTTTGCCGGGCATAATATGGGAAGAGCGCTGCTGTTATCAGAGGCGCTCTTTTTTATTGGAATTTAAACATCAGGTTGCGCGGTTTTTGGACTCCGGGGTAGCCATCCCATCCCGGTATTGTTTGTTGCCGGGGTTGTTGGCTTTTATGCCGATGCTTAAGGGGAATTCACATGTGGTGTGAATAGTATGCACAAGGTACAGGGAATCCTTATCGCTGATCTTAATGATCAGGAATTAGATTTACGCAGAAGGGAATTTATTACTGATGGGGGCTATGGTCTTATTTCCTGACTTATTTCCTGTGTGCAGATATTACCTGCGATGTCATATACGATCACTGTAAAGGGGAGTTCTACAGGTTTATATTCCCAGCGGTTGTTTTTAAAAACTGCAAACCCTGTTGCTTTTGGGGTAATGATCTTTACTTTTTCAATGCGATGTTTAGCTTTTGTTTTTACGATCACTGTTTCTTTTTCTACACTTACTTCTACTTCAGGTTTATTATAAGCATCCTGGAAAGCTGCGTTGAAGGCTGTTTGGGTGGGCTTGGCGATGGATTGATAATAGGCCTTCTTTTCGGGGTCTTTGATGGCTGCTTTCGCGAAATCATTGGCCCTTTTGAAGCGCTCCTGGTTGGCTACCTGGGTGGCGGTTTTGGGAGGATACTTGCAGGGAGGTTTGCACATCACGGTTTTGCCGTTCCGCTGGCGGAAGACGATCTGTTTGCCGAAGGTGCCGGTGGCGCCTTTTGTGATGACGTTATGTTCAGATACTGCCATATCGCTAAGATAAGACAAAGATTGCACATAGCAATACGTATCTTAAGCCTATGTCAAGCGAATCTAAGATATGGGATACTTATAGGAAAGAGCCGGTATATCCTTCCTGGGGATAACAAGGTTTTAACGGAGGGGTGGCTGTTAAAGTCATTAATTAGCAGCGGGTTAACTAAACGGCACGTATATGGAATATGAGATTAGTTCTTCTGCTGATTATGATGAAATAAGGGCTGCTATTGTTAAGCTGATGACTAAAGAGGATCTGACTCCGGAAGAGTTGGAGCAGTTATTTGTCATGGCCATTGCTGCAGAGAGATATGAGGGGGATGTTTTGTGCCTTAAGCAGCTTATTAGGCAGCAGTGATGATTTAGCTATTCCATTTGTTGATCCTGGGCCTTAAATGGCATGAAAAAGGCCGTATCGGGTGATACGGCCTTTTAATATTAAGAAGGGTCAGGATTATCTCTTTTTCCCTTTTTTAGCGGCGGCTTTTTTTGGAGCTGCTTTTGCTTTTGGTGCGGCCTTTTTAGCTGCTGCTTTTTTAGGAGCGGCTTTCTTTGGTGCTGCTTTCGCTTTTGCTTTAGGGGCTGCTTTTTTGGCAACTGCTTTTTTAGGTGCAGCTTTTTTAGCTACTGCCTTTTTTGGAGCGGCTTTTTTTGGAGCTGCTTTGGCTTTTGCTTTAGGGGCTGCTTTTTTGGCAACTGCTTTTTTAGGTGCAGCTTTTTTAGCTACTGCCTTTTTAGGGGCTGCTTTCTTTGGCGCTACTTTAGCTTTTGCTTTTGGTGCGGCTTTTTTAGCTACTGCTTTTTTAGGAGCGGCTTTCTTTGGTGCTGCTTTCGCTTTTGCTTTAGGGGCTGCTTTTTTAGCGGCTGTTTTAGCTTTTGCTTTGGGAGCAGTTTTAGCGGCGGCTTTCTTTGCTGCAGGTTTTGCAGCAGCTTTCTTAGCAGCTGGTTTGGCAGTGGCCTTTTTGGCTGCAGATTTTGCGGCGGCTTTTTGGGCAGCGGGTTTTGCTGCTGGTTTGGCTTTCGCTTTTGCTTTAGGGGCAGCGGCTGGTTTTGCTTCTTCTACTTTAGCAGGAGCAGCTGGTTTGACTTTAGGTTTGGCCACACGTTTAGCTTTGGGCTTTGGTGCCGGAGCTGCTTCTGCAGTTGGTTCTGCGGCTTCCTCTTCTACTTTCGGAACCGGGTGTGGTTTGGGCGTAAAGGCGCGAACGGCTTTTTCTATGGGAGACATCTGGTCTGCAGCTTCGGCAGGGGCGTCAGCTTCTTCTTCAGCGGGTTCTGTTTTGAATTCAGCGCCATCGCCTTCCCAGAGTTCGATTATTTCTGCGGCGTGGTCGCCGTTGTTTGGTTTGTGGATGATGTGTGCGATCACTCCTTCTTCATCGATGAGGAAAGTGGTGCGGTGGGTACCGTCAAAGGTGCGGCCCATGAATTCTTTTTCGCCCCACACGCCATAATCGTTGAGGATGGCGTGGCTTTCGTCCACTAACAATGAGAAAGGCAGATTGTATTCGTCTGCGAATTTCCTGTGGCTTTTTTCGTCATCTTCGCTCACGCCCAGAACTACATAGCCTTTGCTCAGTAGACGGCTGTGGTGATCCCGCAGATTACAGGCCTGGGTAGTGCAGCCTGGGGTCATATCGTGCGGATAGAAGTACAGGATCACTTTCTTTCCTTTAAAATCAGCAAGCGATACGCTTTGACCGTGCTGATCAATGGCTGTGAATGAAGGTGCTATATCCCCTTCTTTAAGATGTGTCATTTTAATTATCGTTTAAAGGTCAATGTGTAAGTCGATTCGTTGTTGGCGATATCCGTTACCGTCAGGGTCAAAGTATGATTTCCGGGCTGGCAATGTTCATCAAAGGTATACGATAAAACATTGCTGCGGCGGGAAAACATTATCCACTTGCCATCTAATTCTGCGCGGTAGGATTTAATGCCGCTGGCATCGTTCATGGAGAACGCAATCCTGCCGGCTTTGGATAGGTTCGCGCCCTGTTTGATACCGCCGAGGACTGCGATCCTTGGTGCGTCCGTGTCTGTGGTCAGATAAAAATCTCCGAGATCGCGGAACGTTCCTTTATACCATCCGTCCTCAAAGGTAGTAGCTGAAACGCTTTCTCCCAAACCTTTACGCACGATTATCATTTTATTTTGCAACGCTGCGGAAACCGGGCGGTTTGGTTTGATCCTTAGTCCAAAGCTATAGTGAACGGGCACCAGTGCCGTGTGCAGGCGGTAAGTGCTGGAATAGGCTGTGGCGTTAGGGATTTCGAGATACCGGAAACAAATTTCATCATATAAAGATCCTTCCTCAAGATAAAATTCTACCTGATTATTTTCAAATATATTCCTTGAATCTGCGTACATCTTATTGGCACAAACGGATTCTGCAGCGCCATTCCCCTCCTGCTGTAAAGTGATCTGCACATTACTGGTATTTCCGTAAGCGTCTGTTACACGGATGGTTAAGGGATGGGGTTGTTTATCGGACAGATTAATGATACCATTACCGGACACATCCTGGTAAATATCGAGATCATTTCCGGGGAGTGCAAACAACAGCTGTACGTAGGGGCCGCCGCCTTTTTTCATCTTATAATCAATATGGGCATTGAGGTAGCGGGTTTCATCGTAGCCAATATTATCGAGTTGGAAACCGCAGTCTACCTGGCCATTCTGAATGATCATGGCTTCGTAGATGCCGTTGGGATTGGCGGAATTGCTTTGCCTGTCCAGCGCACTGAGGCCCAGCCCTACTTTGTCTGTGGCTACTTTCACGAGGGGGCGGGTGGCAACGTATCCTGCTTTTGTGTTCTTTACGGGAACAACTATGGGGGATTGTTCGTAGAGGCTTTTGTTACGATCATATATCACTATCCTTTGGATCTCGGGGGCACGGGTATCCGGAATGCTGAACCCGAAAAGCATGGGGTTGAGGGGTTTTTCGGTTTGAGTATCGCGGATCTCAAAGTGCAGGTGCGGACCGGCAGAGCCTCCTGTGTTTCCGCTCCAGGCTACGAATTCGCCTTTTTTAACGGGGAAAAGGCCCGGTGGCAGCACAATGTCTGATGCCCAGCTTTCCTGTTCATATTGCTTTCTTTTTACGTATTCTTCCACCAGGGGGTAAAATCTGTTAAGATGTGCGTAGACGGTAGTGTAGCCATTGGGGTGAGTGATGTATAATACATTCCCGAAGCCAAGATGGGATACGCCTACTCTGCTTACGTAGCCATCTGCGGCTGCGTGTACGGGGAGGTTTTCCCGTTGTTGTGTTTTGAGGTCTAATCCGGAGTGGAAGTGGTTGGGTCGGAGTTCCCCGAAATTACCGGCCAGTTCTATTGGTACGTTCAGCGGATTCCTGAAATATCCTTTGGGATAATGCTTTTCCGCTAACCCTTGTGCCTGCAGGAGTTGGGGCAGCAAGAGCAAGAATGCGATCGTTCTTTTCATCCTACAAATGTAATAGTTATGTGTCTTCAGCGTTAAAAATACGATGTCAATCAGTGAATTAACATATTTTTAAACCAAAGGTTCCGGGTTTTCCTTAATTTCCGATCTTCAAACAAACTGAAACAACGATGAGTTATCCGATACATGAGATCCAGGGCATTGGGCCTAATTATGCGAGTAAGCTGTTAGGTGTTGGTATTAATACCGTGGAGAAATTATTAGAAGATGGGGCTACCCGTACCGGCAGGTTGAAACTGACGGAGACAACGGGGATTCCTGAATCTTTGATACTTACCTGGGTGAATCATGCTGATCTGATGCGGATCAATGGGATCGGGGATCAGTTTGCTGAGTTGCTGGAGGCAGCTGGAGTTGATACAGTGAAGGAGTTGAGGACAAGGGTGCCGGAGAATTTGCATGCGAAGGTGACGGAGGTGAATGCTTTGAAGAATTTGAGTGGCAGGGTGCCTACTTTGAACGAGTTGACGCAGATGATTGAACAGGCGAAGGATCTTGAGCCGGTTGTGACGCACTAGCAGAGACCTTGCCGCGCAGCAGAGGGCGGAGGTTTTTTCTTTTTGAGGAGGCGGGTGTTTTTATTTTGAGTTTTGAGGAGCGTGAGGTTGGTGGGTGTTTTTGTTTTAGGAGAAGAGTTTTTGCGGAGATCTTGCCGCGCAGCAGAGGGCGGAGGTTTTTTCTTTTTGAGGAGGAGGGTGTTTTTATTTTGGGTTTTGAGGAGCGTGAGGTTGGTGGGTGTTTTTGTTTTAGGAGAAGAGTTTTTGCGGAGACCTTGCCGCGCAGCAGAAGGCGGAGGTTTTTTCTTTTTGAGGAGGAGGGTGTTTTTATTTTAGGATGAGGGTTTTCTTTTTAAGGGAGAGGTGCTTTTTTAAGGATGTTTATGGAGGATGTTTGTTTTTAAAGAGATGGCTGCCGGGGGATTTCCACAAGAAAGAGTTTTTTTGTAATAAGAAAATAAAAAGGCATTTTGCGGTTAGAAGAAGCAGGGTTTTGATCGTGTAAGAAGAATGAATGAATCCCATGCCGCAGGAAAAGCTAGTAATGAAGTCTTTTGTATTAAACGCATTAATTTTAGGATCCTATACCGTAGAATGTTGAGAAAAAAAGGCGCTGCCCAGTTGTGATTTGCTTTCAAATTTCAATCACACAACGGCTACGATCAAAGAACCAAACGCTGAAGTGAGTGACACAACGGCGGCTGAGCATTGAACAAGAGCTGGTTACCAAATTGCATTTATTTCCTTAAAGATAAAATGACCACAGGCTAAATAGGTCACCTGTGGCCATTCTTCAAGTTTTTTTTGACCTACAACTGTTCCTTAATTTCGTCGATCAGTTCGACAAACTTACGATCTGTGCGGATCTCCGGCTTCCAGGCCAGAGCCATCTCGCACAGGTCGTATTCTTTTTTAATGGTAGCCCCGGGTTTGCCTTCCTCATTACCCAGTACCCAAACGGTGTCTGCAACAGCTGTAGCGTTTTCTATATCGTGGCTCACAATGATAAGGGTATTATGCTCACTCAGCGTAGACACTTTCAACAGCAGTCTGATCACACGGTCCACCATCAGGATGTCCAGACCGGAGAAGGGTTCATCCAATAAAATGAACTTGTTGCCGGTGAGTACCTGCTGGATAATACTTACGCGCTGGCGCTGGCCACCACTGAGCTGTGCGGGGTATTTTTTCAGATGCTCCGTGAGTTCAAAGGTATTTGCGTAATCTTCTATGATCCGGCGTTTTTCATCTTCGGTGAGTTTCACTTCTCCATTGTCCAGGCCTATCCTGAGGTTCTGATATATGGTGCGGTGATTGAAAAGAATGTAATTCTGCGGCACGATACCTACCT
This DNA window, taken from Chitinophaga niabensis, encodes the following:
- a CDS encoding ABC transporter ATP-binding protein → MNNYSKNKVLLSAENIHLQYGEKKILRDINFSIKDIHREGLEQGQVVALIGRSGIGKTQLFKTLSGLIKPTEGIVRIGEDQHPVKAGEVGIVPQNYILFNHRTIYQNLRIGLDNGEVKLTEDEKRRIIEDYANTFELTEHLKKYPAQLSGGQRQRVSIIQQVLTGNKFILLDEPFSGLDILMVDRVIRLLLKVSTLSEHNTLIIVSHDIENATAVADTVWVLGNEEGKPGATIKKEYDLCEMALAWKPEIRTDRKFVELIDEIKEQL